One Salvelinus alpinus chromosome 9, SLU_Salpinus.1, whole genome shotgun sequence genomic window, GGCAGGAGGGGCATAGTGGCACTCAAAGACAAATCAGTTCCTAAGGCCGGAAATAGGACACATTCattactcctcctctccttattcGTCAGTCCATTTTTCATCAATTTCTCCTTCCTCTACTAATCATCTAACCATGGAATGAGGAGTGGTCAGTTCAGTTCACTGGGTTTACTCACAAAACAACTGTGAATCATACACCATAAAGTTAAATATAAAATTGGGTGATTCAATAATTTCTCATAATTCAGGCTACattgatatttttttttagagCTTGTGATAACATTGACTGTACAGTTAGATAATAAGTAATCAAATCTTTTCACACCCATTTTCTTCTACAAAACATCACCATTGCCAAAAccatgactgaaaatgttgtatgATGCAAGGAGCCACTTCATAAAATACATTCATTATTATCACTGGTATTGACAATGAAACTCTCCTGGTCTCTGATCCCGTGCATTATATCTCCTGCCGTTGTAgccttgatcaaggcacttagCCCCCAACAAGGTAAAATACTGCATTTATAGGTTACTGTATAAAACACGTGGTCCGTCAACCCTCCATCCAAAGAGCTACTGGGAAGGCAGGCTTTTGATACAACCCTGCGCAAACACACCAGTCAACTTATCAAGGTCCTGTTGAGCAGCTGATTTTTCTTTACAATGTGGTGTGTTCATGCAGGGCTGGAGCAAaatcctgcacacccagtagttctcctggaggatggttggccaccCTGCAACATTACAATTACAACCAATGAAAAACTGCTCAAATGGCTAAGATGGGCAAGGTAGCTAACAAAGACAAGGTAGCTAACAAAGACAACAAAGACAAGGCTAAAATATTCCATGTTCAGGGGAGATCTTGACAGCATAGGAGTTACTTGTCAATTAGGCTATTCTAAgaatatttttttactttgtcagaaTTACCTGACCAGTATTGAGTATAGGGGAATCCTAGCTTTCCAACGGTGTCAGAATTATTTCTCAACAGCCAATTTTGAGTGTTTGAGTGACAGTTTTATAACCGGAGTATGCAGCATTTGCACACCCGTATCAGCTGCGTGTCGGTCATTGGCGGTTATACTTTGCCGGTGGAAAGTTATTTTAGGACATTGGACATGACAATGACATTAATACATACTAATAGCTAAATAGTTAACTAGCGATTCAAAACATAGTGTAGTTTGGCTGGTTATCTAGTTTTACCTGCTgcgcaatgtctctctctctcctctggaaATGGCCCACTGGAACACATGCAGGTGATGCACACACCATGACTTTTCCAGGATTTTCATTGCTGACCAAAAATGTGCCTTAACTGGGCAAATAAGTCACTAGCTAGCAATTaatatcaacaaatgtgcacactgtgcggcaggtagcctggcgggtaggagcgttgtgtaacggtcgtcttgtggtgaatgagcggaccaaggcgcagcgggtgatgttagtaaaacgtttactgttgacaggagaacaagaggagacaataggacgaggtggataattttataataaggccgtttaatcACATGTAAAGATATCTTAGTAAAATCTTGCAGCAAGGCTCTTTCAGTCTGACTCCTAGTGAATCGTCCGGAAAAGAGGCCAGTTTCCAGAaatgtacagtactatatagacaacaagcaaagtaggtagaTCTGCGAGtccggccttccgattggtcgatctgggtcttgggtagtcctgatcaggcctggtgtccacgttccattggttcctgaGAGTTCTTTGTCCTGAGGTCCAACCATGGGTTGGGTGTGTCTGTGcgattgtcatgggggaggggaattgTGGGTGCCGTGTATATGTCCTATGTgtccagcatatgtccaagaAAAAGAGGGGGTGTGTATGTTGTGTCAACTTATAGgtaatgttgagaagttgttaaaacaagttaccaatatctaatacaatttcttacagtgatgaatacataatgaatatttattaacagaacgacgaaacacgaaaactctttaacaaactacaaaacaaataaacgacgtagactgacctaaaacatgagaacttacaaatacacgaagaacgcacaaacaggtacagactacaaacaaacgctacagtcccgtgtggtacgaacatacatacagacacggaagacaatcacccacaaacaaacagtgagaacagcctaccttaatatggttctcaatcagaggaaacgtcaaacacctgcctctaattgagaaccatatcaggcaacacattaaacccaacatagaaacacttaacatagaatgcccaccccaactcacgccctgaccaactaaacacatacaaaaacaaggaaaacaggtcaggaacgtgacacgttgggccaataaccgaaaggttgctgaatcgaatccccaagctgacaaggtaaaaatctgtcgttctgccgctgagcaaggcagttaacatactgttccccgggcgccgatgatgtggatgtcgattaaggcagccccccacacctctctgaagacacatttcagttgaatgcattcagttttacaactgactaggtatccccctttcgcTTTCCATTACCTCAAAAACACATCTCGCAACTGCATGATTGAAAGACCGATCATGCCTGTCAAAGCAAGCCTCCAACAATTATACTCCAATGCGCTCTGCAGAGATTGGCAGGACAGTGCGCAACACATCGCAGGAGACTTTGACCAAATTCTGATAAGAGTAGCTCAATTGTttgatatttagatttttttgtccattCTGTTAACTTAAACCTATAATCTCCTTGTCCGACAATTTGTTTTACTTGCTCCGGGCAAGCGGAGAAGCATTAATGTCGAGCCCTGAACcaattacacatacagtatagcatATGTATAACTAACTGTCATCTCTCACCTGTAACTAATGTACTATGTTGTACATGCATTATGAATCTGACTTCTGGGACCTCGAGGTATATACATTACCTTCTGCTTTTACACATATAACATAAGGCTCTCTCTCACCTCTGACATGTCGTGGACCAGTAGCAgagggatggtgatggtggtaacATCATGCGTGCAGCAGACCTTGAGGATGTTGCGCAGGCCCATGATGGCAGGTTCCCGGGCCGTAATGTTACCTGAGCGCACGTTGTCATCCACACACAGGTGGAACACGATGTGGACCTCAGACAGGTTGGAGTGGCGGGAGATGTAGAATTCACCTGGAGAGGATGATATAAGAAGATAAGGTTACAAATGACTTAGCCTATTTCTAAAAAGGTTGGTTTCATTTAGGAGTGAATCCTTTCTTCCACTTAAGCCAAATGTTCACCtagtctcccattgacatcaatgcacaACGTTAGGATTTGCCCCTTAAAGATTTAGGCCAAGATAAAACCACATATTCAGTCGACTTTACCTGGTAAGATATTGGAAGAattcttttccacattttggttcTTATCTTCACAACTACTTCCATTCCTAGGAACCTCTGTCAATGGGAAAACAAGAGACGACTTCAGCATTTCCTGTATGGAAAACTAGTGCAAAGATAACCTTTCAGGAAATAGATGACAATAGCAACAACAGAGGTCATAGGTCCATCCGTATAAAGCCTGATAGCTAGGAGGAATGTTTCTATACTCAGCTTTCTGATATCTCTCCACTTAAACAACCATTCAATGGGGATTCATTGTGATAAGGATCTTGACTGAGGTTTCCGACAACACACGTTGGCGATGATGTCAAAAAAGTATTGTCCCTTCCGTCCTGACATAATCCCCAACAAGTATTTATATccaacatgccactgactttgccCTTGCTCGAACAAACATTACTTTACTGGGCCAGCAGGATCTTTAACATTGTTCTAAATGTACCTTACATACTTATATACTTCCCCAGACTCTGACTTGAATTACATGATGATTGAGATGAGTGTTCTCTGTAAGAGGACTGGATAGACAGTGATGATGTAACTATgaaatacaggtaactgccaaaattaaggaaacacttgagtaaatcaaaacaccaaattatggaatttcttgtggaagaaggGTGTCGCATCCCTCTAATAGAGttacagacacttgtagaatctatgctaaggtgcattgaagctgttctggtggctcaACGCCCTACTACTATTAAGACATGATGTTGGTGtaacctttattttggcagttacctgtatttcATAGTTACATCATCACTGTCTACCCAGTCCTCTTACAGAGAACACTCATCTCAATCATCATGTAATTCAAGTCAGAGTCTGGGGAAGAAATACAAGTGAATTAACGCATCTTTGTTCAGACTTTTTCACTGTGATACCACAAGGCCATATTTGCAAGTTATATAGAGAATGGCTGGAAAATTGGCAGTTTCTCATTGCAGCTATTGGATATACACAGTATAATAATTAAAAACACTCTCAGAAGTATGATTGACTGTTCGCCAGTGGTGTGCTGctggtgtgtgtgactgactcaCCAGGCTGGTCTTTGTGCTTGCTGGTCTGAGACCGGGCATAAAGCACCACTTGCTGGACAACCTCCAGCTGCTCCTCCAGCCGAGGGAAGTGAAAGTCTGTACACTCTTTAGATACTGTGGCAAAGTCTGGGGAAAACGTATAAACACATGATGACGAGGATTCATTACATTGATTCATTATAATCTCACAATGGTTACGGAGGTTTTGGGGTTGGAGCATGTTTTTACTGTGACAAAACATTTGAGCTATTGTCATGCTAAAATGCTAAATCATGCTAAAACATCTAACTCACTGGTGCCATAAAGCCAAAGAAAAACACCTTCAAATGTGGTCATGGCAATAAGAAAGATTTAATTTATTCAGATTAAAAATGTGTTTCATCCTCTCACTTAACTAAGAGGGTCTAACAGTGTGGTCCCCCTGCTTTATGTTGGCcactgacctctcacctctcttgaTGCCACTGTAGGAGTTGACCCTGTTGTCCACCAGCAATACCAGGCCACACAGTGACGAGGAGTAGAGCGACAGAGCCGTCTGCAGCCGCCGCAGCTTGGTCCCTCTGCTGCCATGGCGACGGTGCTTACAGAAGTCCAGTACGTCCGCCCGCACCAGTCGCAGGTTGTGCATTGTCTTCAGCTGTGCACCTGGACAACACCACAGCAACAACACCGTCAAAATACATACGGAAACAAACACAAAAATATATAATGTACAGGATGTCTTTACATTTTACGATGTCAGGAAATTCAATGTAAATTAATTAGCTGTCATCAAGGTTTATTTTTATCATGGGCTTGTTGGACCAGGCAGCAGTGTTTCCATGGGGACACAGACAGTATAGTACCTAAGTGGATGGTAAAGCTCTCCTCCAGCTGTCGCTGCTCCTCATACACCCTGGCCCCAGGCTCAGACTCCTCTGTCAGCTGGCTCGGCTGCACCTTGATCTCCTCACTGACAAACACAACATCACACTGTAAAGGATACGTTTCACAAGATGACTAGCCTTGTCccggatctgtttgtgctgtcttgcccaCGCCAATGAGCATagaagttggcaagacagcacaaacagatctggaaccaggctggAAGATGAATGGACACAAACCAACCCCAGATGAAGTACATTGGGACTGACAAACTACACTGAACATAAAAAATAATTAAGACATATATAGCAaaagaaaaaacatttatttgactATGACTCATCTATTCATTATCTGATTTAACCAATTTTGCTTCACTGTAAGAAGGTGAAGATTAGTGAGATTTCAAGGAACATCCCCCTATACATTTCTGCACACATGCATTCACAAGCGCGCACACGcatgcgaacacacacacacacacacacacacacacacacacacacacacacacacacacacacacacacacacacacacacacacacacacacacacacacacacacacacacttacttaatAGTACTGTTATTGGGGTTCTGCATGTCCTGGTGCAGTTTGATCACCCACTCCTGATACTCCTGCTTCTGAATATGAGTCACCTGTTTCAGTTCATTGGCCCACTTGTTCTCCAGCACCTGACCAGACAGAAGAATCACCAATCGTACATCTCTATGACTGTGTATCTTTGTACATAGAGCATTACAATGCTTGTAGCTTAAATGGCCAACCAGATTGGCTCTGTGTCTTACCTGCTGGGCATCGAAGTGTTGAGATGCAACTGCATTTACATCCTGGTCAGTCATGGTCTTTCCCAGTTCTTGCATGACTTTGTCCATCTCTGTTGCCTGCCTGGAAGTTGAAAACGGAACAATGCAAAACACTTTAGGCATTTGTTATATGACACTAACTTCAATTACGATGATTTAATTGGCTACTTTGCACTTGAGGACTCATCTCTATGGTCATACCAACCTCTCTTGTAACTTCTTCAGCTCCATGTCTCTCTCACTGATGAGCTCCGAGACACTGACAAAGTAGTTGTGTTCCAGGTTGAGCAGAGTGTCAGAGGCCGGGGAGTGGATGAGCTCGTGGTAAACATCTGCAAAGTCCTCATCCCAGCTGGGCTCCTCAGGACGAGCATGTTCCAGTGTAGTCTAAAGAGTAACAAGCAAAAGAGAATAATGGCATTGAGGTGTGGGAGTAACCTTCTGAGAGCGAAGGAAAATCACAGGAAGACATTGTTCAGTAGATCACAGGACATTGTAGGAAGTGCAGAAGTGAGTGACACAGCACGGTATGAAAGACCCAGGCAACTATTTTGACTGAAAAGCAATAGGTGGTTTTCCTAAACAAACCCAATAGAGGCAAAGCTAAGAGAGCGACCTCATACTTCTGTCATATTTAGAATGTATAGAATAGTATTTAGAGTGTGAACTTCCTTTATTAATACAAGTCTGGGAATCTTTATGCAACAAACATGATAGACATTAAAAGACCTTTGGAGTTCCTTAAAATACACTGGACATTGTCTATGAGTATTTCTGTGCTAGTGCAGTAAAATGTTAATGGTAATCCTGTATGCACCACAGCAGTGAGCCAACAGAGCTTTATAGGAGGGGCAGCCTTCTTTCTTTTTATAAGTGCTTGAGCAAGTGACAGCAGAATTTAAAGTCCAGAGCTTTGAAGTGCATTAAGCAGATGATCTCGTTGACCTTCTTAAAAAACATAATAAGGAAGATATTCTGTTTCAAAGGGATTTTTTCACGAGGAGTCTCCGCTCTTTGATCCATTTA contains:
- the LOC139584460 gene encoding FERRY endosomal RAB5 effector complex subunit 3-like, which translates into the protein MKKNKGKVNTTEKEFVFGFRAGRNDCVLKVPLQFPVQENVSDLHGRLMLLHKIPCFVENELRSTLSTFIESETIQDYDREAELALQRLTTGEVDINQLTNTWAKAYSETTLEHARPEEPSWDEDFADVYHELIHSPASDTLLNLEHNYFVSVSELISERDMELKKLQERQATEMDKVMQELGKTMTDQDVNAVASQHFDAQQVLENKWANELKQVTHIQKQEYQEWVIKLHQDMQNPNNSTINEEIKVQPSQLTEESEPGARVYEEQRQLEESFTIHLGAQLKTMHNLRLVRADVLDFCKHRRHGSRGTKLRRLQTALSLYSSSLCGLVLLVDNRVNSYSGIKRDFATVSKECTDFHFPRLEEQLEVVQQVVLYARSQTSKHKDQPEVPRNGSSCEDKNQNVEKNSSNILPGEFYISRHSNLSEVHIVFHLCVDDNVRSGNITAREPAIMGLRNILKVCCTHDVTTITIPLLLVHDMSEEMTIPWCLRRAELVFKCVKGFMMEMASWDGGISRTVQFLVPQSISEEMFYQLSNMLPQIFRVSSTLTLTSKR